The following is a genomic window from Pararhizobium capsulatum DSM 1112.
AGCTCATCGCTCCCTGGAAGCGCTGACATGAAGATCGCGGCCGTCCATACACATCTGCTCGAATACCGGCTGGCCGTGCCGTTTGAAAGCGCATCCATGCGCTTCGATCGCCGCGCTCATGTGCTGGTGGAGATCGTCTGCGACGACGGCACGACCGGCTGGGGCGAATGCCTCGGCCCGGCCCGGCCGAATGCTGCCGTCGTCGCGGCCTACAGGCCTTGGCTGATCGGGGCCGATCCGCTTGAAACGGAAAAGATCTGGGCGCGGCTCTACAACGCCCTTCGCGACCAGGGACAGCGTGGCCTCCCCGTCACCGCCCTTTCCGGCATCGACATCGCGCTTTGGGACATCAAGGGCAAGCACTTTGGCGTGCCCGTCTCCACCCTGCTCGGTGGCCGGTTCCGCGAGGAAATCAAGGCCTATGCGACCGGCAGCTTCAAGCGCGACGGCGTCAATCGTGTCGAGGATAATGCGGCGGAAGCCGCGCGCTACCGGGCCGAAGGATTCCATGCCAGCAAGATGAAGATCGGCTTCGGCATCAAGGAAGACTTGGCCGTGATCAAGGCCGTGCGTGACGCAGTAGGCCCCGAGATGCGGCTGATGATCGATGCCAATCATGGTTACGATCCGCTGGAGGCCGTCCAACTCGGCCGCAAAGCTGCGGAATTCGATATTGACTGGTTCGAGGAACCGGTCATTCCCGAGCAGCTCGCGTCCTATCGCCATGTGCGCGCTAACCAGCCGATCCCGGTGGCCGGTGGCGAGACCTGGCACAGCCGCTTTGGCATGCGCGAGCCGATCGAGACCGGCTGCGTCGATATCATCCAGCCGGATCTTGCCGGCGTCGGCGGCTTCACCGAGGCCAAGCGCGTGGCCGACATGGCGGCGCTGCATGGCGCGCGCGTCGTGCCGCATGTCTGGGGAACCGCAGTCCATATCGCCGCGGCCCTGCAGTTCATGGCCGCGATGATCCCGAGCCCGGTGCGCGTCAATCCGATCGAGCCGATCCTCGAATTCGACCGGACCGAAAATCCCTTCCGTCAAGCGATCGTCAAGACGCCCATCGAACACATCCAGGGGGTGGTCAAAATCCCCGATGGACCCGGCCTCGGCATCGAGATCGATCGCGATGCGCTTGCCGAGTTCCGGATGAAGGATGAGTGACATGCTGGTTCGTCCGCTCGAAGGCCGCCCGTTGAAATATCCGCTGCCGGAAGGCGCGGTCGACAGCCAGATGCATATGTACCTGCCGGGCTACCCATCCCTGCCGGGCGGCCCGGATTTACCGGCCGGCGCATTGCCGGATGCTGCACAATACCGCCGCTTCATGAAATGGTTCGGCATCGACCGCGTGATCATCACGCAAGGCAATGCCCATCAGCGCAATAACGACAATCTCGTCGCCTGCCTCAAGGAAATGGGTGACACCGCCCGCGGCGTGGCAGCCTTTTCGCCTGATATCGGCGATGACGAACTCGACGCCTTTGCCGAAGCCGGGATTATCGGCGCACGCATCATGGACCTGCCCGGCGGCGCTGTTGGCCTTGATGCGCTGGAAGCAACCGACGATCGTGCCAATGCTCGCGGCTGGATGATCGCGGTACAATTCGACGGCAACCGGATCGTCGAGCTCGAACCCCGTCTCGCCCGGCTGAAATCGCGTTGGGTTTTCGATCATCACGGCAAGTTCTTTGCCGGCGCCGCCATCGACGGCCCGGAAATCGCCGCAGTCAAACGACTGATCGACGGCGGCAAGTGCTGGTTCAAGTTTGCGGGCGTCTACGAATCCTCAAAATCCGGGGCGCCCGGCTACGAGGATGTCGCCAACTTTTCCCGTCACATCGCCAAATACGCACCGGAGCGCATCGTCTGGGGCAGCAACTGGCCGCACAACCTTGCAAAGACGACCGAGGCTTATCCCGATGATGCAGGTCTCGCTGACACGGTGCTCGGCTGGTTTGCCGACGATGCCGCCCGCAGGCGCGCGCTGCTCGATAACCCGCAGGAGCTCTACCGCCTTCCCCGCTTCAAGAGCGGAGACGACTGACTGACGCATGCGCCCATGACGAGGAGGTCACGGGTGAAATTTTAAAAAGGAGGAGGAACCAATGAAAATTGCCAAAATGCTGTGCCTGGCTGTGGGCGTTGCGCTCAGCGCCGTATCCGTGCATGCCCAGGAGATCACACTCCGCTCAGCCGACATCCACCCGGACGGTTATCCGACAGTCGATGCCGTCAAGTATATGGGTGAACTCGTCTCCCAGCGCACCAATGGCCGCATCAAGATCGAGGTCCAGAACAACGGTACACTCGGCAACGAGAAGGATACGATCGAGCAGACCCGCTTCGGCGTCATCGACATGAACCGCGTCAATGCGGCGCCGTTCAACAACCTGATCCCGGAGACTGTCGTTCTCGGTCTGCCCTTCCTGTTCCGTTCGACCGAACACATGCACAACACGGTCGACGGCCCGATCGGCGACGAAATCCTTGCGGCTTTCGAGCCGCACGGCCTGATCGGCCTCGCATACTACGATTCCGGCGCCCGCTCCTTCTATTCCAAGAAGCCTATCGAGAAGCTGGCAGATCTCAAGGGCATGAAGGTGCGCGTGCAGCAGTCCGATCTCTGGATCGCCATGATGGAAGCCTTCGGCGCCAATCCGACACCGATGCCGATGGGTGAAGTCTATTCGTCGCTCGAAACCGGCGTCGTCGATGCGGCCGAAAACAACTGGCCGTCCTACGAATCCGCCCGCCACTTCGAAATCGCTAAGAATTACACGCTGACCCAACACTCGATGAACCCGGAAATTCTGGTCATTTCCAAGATCAGCTGGGACAAGCTGAGCCCTGATGATCAGAAGGTCCTGAAGGAAGCGGCCAAGGAATCGGTCGTCAAGATGCGTGAACTCTGGAGCGCCCGTGAAAAAAGCTCCGAGGAGAAGGTTCGCGCCGCTGGCGTCA
Proteins encoded in this region:
- a CDS encoding mandelate racemase/muconate lactonizing enzyme family protein; the encoded protein is MKIAAVHTHLLEYRLAVPFESASMRFDRRAHVLVEIVCDDGTTGWGECLGPARPNAAVVAAYRPWLIGADPLETEKIWARLYNALRDQGQRGLPVTALSGIDIALWDIKGKHFGVPVSTLLGGRFREEIKAYATGSFKRDGVNRVEDNAAEAARYRAEGFHASKMKIGFGIKEDLAVIKAVRDAVGPEMRLMIDANHGYDPLEAVQLGRKAAEFDIDWFEEPVIPEQLASYRHVRANQPIPVAGGETWHSRFGMREPIETGCVDIIQPDLAGVGGFTEAKRVADMAALHGARVVPHVWGTAVHIAAALQFMAAMIPSPVRVNPIEPILEFDRTENPFRQAIVKTPIEHIQGVVKIPDGPGLGIEIDRDALAEFRMKDE
- a CDS encoding amidohydrolase family protein — its product is MLVRPLEGRPLKYPLPEGAVDSQMHMYLPGYPSLPGGPDLPAGALPDAAQYRRFMKWFGIDRVIITQGNAHQRNNDNLVACLKEMGDTARGVAAFSPDIGDDELDAFAEAGIIGARIMDLPGGAVGLDALEATDDRANARGWMIAVQFDGNRIVELEPRLARLKSRWVFDHHGKFFAGAAIDGPEIAAVKRLIDGGKCWFKFAGVYESSKSGAPGYEDVANFSRHIAKYAPERIVWGSNWPHNLAKTTEAYPDDAGLADTVLGWFADDAARRRALLDNPQELYRLPRFKSGDD
- a CDS encoding TRAP transporter substrate-binding protein, which encodes MKIAKMLCLAVGVALSAVSVHAQEITLRSADIHPDGYPTVDAVKYMGELVSQRTNGRIKIEVQNNGTLGNEKDTIEQTRFGVIDMNRVNAAPFNNLIPETVVLGLPFLFRSTEHMHNTVDGPIGDEILAAFEPHGLIGLAYYDSGARSFYSKKPIEKLADLKGMKVRVQQSDLWIAMMEAFGANPTPMPMGEVYSSLETGVVDAAENNWPSYESARHFEIAKNYTLTQHSMNPEILVISKISWDKLSPDDQKVLKEAAKESVVKMRELWSAREKSSEEKVRAAGVNVITVDKAEFSDAMKPVYDKFITDPKMKDLLERIRATK